The following nucleotide sequence is from Nothobranchius furzeri strain GRZ-AD chromosome 6, NfurGRZ-RIMD1, whole genome shotgun sequence.
ACAAGTCCTTCAGGGTTAAATTGAAGAACGTGTCTCTGAAATCCCATTGAAGAATATCTCCATACTTCTGGTTTTCAAGATCCAGGAGGTTTTGAAGATCTGGGTGAGGACCTGTGCTCGAGTCCTGTCTTCCAAGCAGAAAAACTGTGCGCACTAGTCCCCACTTTTTACTTGATTCCCCTTTTACCAGACCGCTATGACCCCAAGTTTCACGTATAGCTTGTCGGTTTTCAAAGTTTCCGACTTGAGATTTGATTGCCATGAAAAGCATCGGGGACTCTATTCTGAAGTTGTTCCTGCAGAGATTGGGCTGATTGATAAGGAGTGGGTACTCTCTGCAGTGCATTGACCCAATAAATTCCCTGATTTGCTCAGGTAGATTGTCTTCATCATGCACACGAGGAACTGTACACTTGCGTGACATGCAGTTGGAAAGACATTCATCCTCGATTTCTGTTGAAAGCCGAGCCTTTGATTTGCTCATCATTCCAGATGTGTTTCCTCTCAAAATGGGATTGTATTGACGGTCCCAAGCATGCTGCAACTGGTTCCATATTGCACTGTCCTCCAAGCGAAGGCTCCAGAAAGGGCTTACTGGATGAGGGGCTAAAGCAGCAGAGTTTGTTGAAATCCCAGGAGCAATGTAGTGAATAGTTATTTTTGGAGGAAAGTGAGAGATGGTAACAAATATGGACACCATGATATAAATCACAAGGTGACCAGTCATCATACAGGGCAGCAGACACATGCACAACAGTCTCCCGTTGCACTTGCAGCATCTTCCCATTTCTAGACATAAACAAGTCAGACACACCTATGCAAAGAAAAATACAGTATTAatgtttttcagtgatcaaaactGGATTTTATTAGGCTCTGTTCTCACATCAGTTGCAACAGCAATGTGATAAACCCCAGCAAACACTCAGGAGTTTATGTCTCCTTGGTGATGATCCAGTGGGGGTTATTAGCTGTACTTGTTCACACAGCCACAGCATCAACCTGTGAAGCTGGATGCTTGTTTGTAGAAACACAGACCATTCTACAGAAAATGTGATATCAAACAATTCCCTCCTCCATGATGTTTTTTCTCTCACTCAAATAAACTAGCAGGCTAATTCAACATCCCAACTTATTCCCACATACTCGTAACATAGTCTATTTTTTGCCACTCGTTAGTGTTTACAAAACTAATATTCAGGAAAATAATAGAAGGTAAGCCTCAAACTTACTCACGATCAGGAAAGATGATATGCATTAATCGATAGTATTCATTCTGGTATTGTTTTCATCCGTTTTTAACTGGATACCCGAAAGCACTTCTGTCCACCATAATTTCTATCCATAACAGACGGCGTTTCACGATGCTCTGTATCAGCAGAAGCTGTGTAACAAGTGCCAGGTTAAGAAACCTGTGCGCATGCGCTCTTTGGATCTTAATTGAGGGGAAAAATACAGGGATGGCGGGCTTGACCACATTTAACTCTGTAAATCCTCCGACATAGATTATGATTTGCATCCACGTTCGGCAGGTGAAATTTGCATGATATTGCCAGAGTCGACCCAACCACATGTCATTATTATAAATGTTATTTTACATATaattttctatctatctatctatctatctatctatctatctatctatctatctatctatctatctatctatctatctatctatctatctatctatctatctatctatctgattaCTAAAAAACGTTACAAAAATGCCTTTGTGTAGAACAATATATGACAGACGTACCATTAAGCTAATAGAAATCCAGAACGGTATTGACGATTTGTTAGTTTCCTGCTTTTAGCCAATAGAAATAGAAAATGGGCGGGATGTAGTGGTACCGCTTAACGTTCATGTCTTGCGAGAGGAGAAACACGTTTGGTTGAGTGAGGAATGAGTGAGGGGCTATCGTTCCGGCGAATCATAGGTGGAAATTGTCCCTACGCACGTTTTTAAATTGAACGACGTTTTCCTAACAGGTACCTGAATGACCGTTCAACCTTATTTCACATTGCTGTTGGGTAAGTACTCTTTCTAACCTTGAAAGtgattagattttttttagcAACATAACATGAAACAAACCTGTTTATTGGTCTCTGGGCACTAAGTAGCAAGCTTGCTAGCATATTTTTTTCATACTCTTTTGGTGGCGAAGGGGAGAAGGAGCTGTGGGGTTTCAGTCGTTTTAGACAAAATAAACTTTGGTGATTTAACCGTACACATACTCAAAGAACATTCAACAAAGACGTGGCTTCGATTATATGTGAATTAAATCAGTCAACACTGACGGCTTGTTTTGAACCCCCGGTAATAGCGTTAGCTTATTCTTCCCTTcgtgtgtgtttttgtggagGACGTAACCCAAACACACAGTTTCTCACACTAAAACCAGACGCTGCTTACAAAATAACGGTGCTCGGGTTATCCACAATACTCTGATAGCTGCACCAGAATGTGGAGATGTGTTGTAGACGCATCACGTTTCTTTTCCTCATGTTTCTCTGACTTGCATCGTGACTTTGTTTACTGAAGCTTTCCGCTTTTAACGTTTTCCCCTGTTATTTCCAGCTGCCTTTTCAACAATCAGTCATTAGCTGAAGTGGTTAACTTTCTTGTATGAAAGCAATGGAGAAGCTAATGCACTCTATCTTGATCTATGGTGTTTTTCATCTAGTAGATCCAGACACTtctatttgtttgtttgtatttctAACCATTCCAAGGGCTAAGCTAGATTAGCTGTTTAGAAATTGTTGTAAACCTGTAAgatactagcctagtgaactagaccaaattcttgctttgcaaagttaaaataatacatttatttagtctggcttgccaggctagtaagaTATATCAGTTGGAATAATAATAGTATAAAAAGATTATTTTTTTTCTAAGAAACAGCTTGTATGTAATACACACAACCCATCAAATCTTTCATGTCTTCCTGTTGAACTGAAAGATTCTTCATCACATCAACACTGCTTCAACCTAGCAAAAAGTCCAACATATGCTTTggcaacagtctaatgtctcataaAGGAAAAAACGTGTTTACCATCTTAGTTCGGTTGAGACTAAATTAACTTAAAAGTCCAATAAGGAAGAATTTTACAgtggaaaaaaaatcacaaatcagtctaatgcAGAGGGGGCAATGCATGACGACAAAGTCTACCCTTTTTTCCCCTAAAGTCTACCTGTTTAACTAAATTTTAATTTCCTCATATGGCTCTACAAACCTATTATCTAAGTCAGCCGATAGTTTTTCTAAGCAATGTGATTCTTTTGGCCCTTCAGCAAGTTAATACTCAAATATTACAGTAAAGTAAGTAAATCAGAAACTATTACCTTAAGTGTAAAacaaattcaaattttatttgtcacacacagtcatacacagtacgaaatgtagtgaaatgccttacacaactgctcgtgacctaagagttgaaaataaaataactgtACACCACGAATTAGAATGAAGGGTAAAtttaactgggaaagagtaaggtaaaatatatctgaattaaagttgaataatagaatagctgtacaacaaaatacacaatacaatacaaattagaataaaaggtaaatttagctgggaaagaataagataaaatatatataagttgaagttgagaataaagtaactgtacaacaaaaaACACAGTATGGAAATGtataagaatgtatgaagaaaaaaaaatacctaTACAATAACAGCAgctgaacaagtattaaatggaaatgaaaaaaTATAATGTCCAGAGTTGTGCAAACCACATTGTAAGTGACTTCTGCAGTGCAACTATGCTTAAGCAAAGTCCAGACTGTCCAGAGTGTGTGAGAACCATATGTGAGGCCACTTACTATTTGGTGTTGTGATTTAAAGACCGTATCGCCTGCGGGAAGAAActcctcctcagcctctctgTGTTGGTCTTCAGGGAGCGGAATTGTTTCCTGACCTCAACAGAGAGAACCGTCTGTTGTTGGGATGGCTGAGGTCCTTCACGATCTTCCTGGCCTTGGTCCAGCACCGCCTGCTGTAGACTGAGTGCAGGTCAGGGAGCTCGGAGCGGATGGTGCGCTCAGCTGATTGTACAACCCTCTGCAGAGCTCGTCTGTCCTAAATGGTGCTGTTCCCGAACCAGGTTACGATGTTCCCCGTCAGGATGCTCTCTATGGTGCACGAGTAAAAGTTCCTGAGTAGGGCTGCAcagtatatcgaaaaattatcgtcatcgcgataacaggacgtgcgataggcccatcgcaaagcacgtaaaaaacggcgataaatgtttggttcaaacatttccatccgtgtcatatatcagctttttgtaaaccagctctgttttttacgcggaagtattatttgaccaatcaaatgtagtccttctgatatgcggccaatcagatggttccattcacgtaatacgcccgcccctacgtagacccttaccccaaaattccactatctcctctccgcccccgctttccactgctgctcgcttcccttgttcgtcatgctggctcagagcaacgaacacactttgtgctgaggtttctggaatcagcgctgctttcaaacgtgaacgtgagtccgctcggtgtcgttaagcagctgataataaccgggctgactccgatacgtgccggtgaaccaacccacctacctccatgtcgctagtgttccaccgggtggtgacgttagccccaggctccggttagcttccagctaaaaggctacagcactctcctcccagtcccaccctgctaaagagggcctgaaaaagttcccccacacatcaaagtgatttttcatttatgagcttttataaccttgtcattcaggatagttgatttgctgctgcacataaactgtcagtcagaagctctgctagccggttgtcttagaggagctagttcaatttgttagcttgttatcacaatcatagttgcagtttcatcatctgagctgctttttaagatctagctaaacttgttcaatttggtgttaaaaacaaacgttttcaaatattttccatgtagtttttttttgccagttcctcttctgaaaggtagacaattgtttttctctttccctcaaaaaatctttattttctcctagtttggcctagcacagttcacttcccaattacagcaatagccttatatcataaccacataagtggagaaaatgttcagtagcaatgagagaaattgttgttgcatttaagtgatgttaactattatttaacatttaaacttactttcagattttttttatttcttcaaaaaaccctggtaagggatgtttttctgtatttggagcatcagaaaaagttttatggtggcagtgatgttttaaagtcactgagaaactgcatgcatgcagtttgttgttttgctactaatacagtagcaggtgcagctgcatattttttcaataaaaatggtatgttgtaatggaattcatgcattagtttttgtttgctttgaacccagagcagacgtcacacgccagacgacatcaacactgcatactttagtatttgttcatttatcgtgagtaatatcgatatcgcaatattaagcactgttatcgaatatcgcaggttttcctaatatcgtgcagccctattccTGAGCACCCTGGGGGGCAGTCTGAAGTCTCTCAAGCATCTGAGGTAGTAGAGATGCTGTCTGGCCTTTTTCATCACAGTGTTGATGTGAAAGGACCATGACAGGTCCTGTGTGATGTGAACACCGAGTTATTTGAAGCTGCCCACTCTCTCCACTGGGCACTCGTTGATGACAGGGATCTGGTAGTTCCTCTCCTGCTTAGTACTGAAGTCCACCATCAACTCCTTCGTTTTACTGACGTTTAGAAGGAGGTTGTTCCTCTGGCACCAGGTCTCCAGATTCCTAACCTCCTTCAAGTAGGCCGCCTCGTTGTTGTCAGAGATCAGGCCCACCACGACGGCATCGTCggcaaacttaatgatggtggTGGAGCTGGTACTGGCCACACAGTCATATGTGTACAAAGAGTACAGCAGGGGGCTTAGAACACACCCCTGGGGGGCTCCAGTGCTGAGAGTGGTGGAGGCTGAGACATGTCCGCACATCCTTACTGCCTGTGGTCTGCCAGTTAGGAAGTTGGAGATCCACTGACACATAGATGAGCTCAGTCCCAGGTTCTCCAGTTTGGTGGTGAGTGTGGAGGGAATTATGGTATTAAATGCAGAactgtagtcgatgaagagcatttGAACATAATTCCCCCTTCTAGTGTCCAAGTGAGTGAGTGATGTGTGGAGGAGATGACAGATGGCATCGTCTGTAGAACGATTTGGACGGTAAGCGAATTGTAGTGTGTCTGGTGGTGAAGAAATGATGAAGTCTCTGACCAGGCGTTCAAAACACTTCATCACTACTGAGGTGAGGGCTACGGGGCAAAAGTCATTGAGAGAAGCAGGGTGGGGTTTCTTCGGGACAGGAACAATGATGGACTCCTTGAAGCATGTGGGGATCACCGACTGAGATAAAGAGATGTTGAATATCTCAGTGAACACAGGAGCTAGCTGGTATGCGCATTCTCTGAGGAGACGACCTGGGATGtcgtctggtcctgctgctttcctGGTGTTCACTCTCTTGAAGGCTCTCCTCACGTCATGCTCGATGACGAGCACGTTTCCGGTGCAGGCAGTATCTTCCTGTCAGCAGCCGTTAGCGGCGCTAGCATAGTTGGAGTCCAGCGAGCATAGAAAGTGTTCAGCTCGTCTGCCAGAGTCGCGTCCGCGTTCGTCATACCGGTTGTTGGTGCTTTATAATCCGTTATTGTCCTCAGTCCCCGCCACAGGCTCCTAGAGTCACTCTGTTGGAGTTGTGACTCTAGTTTCCCTCCGTAGCACTGCTTCGCCTCTTTCACCGCCTTCCGCACGTCATATGACGCGGCTTTGTACGGGTTCATGTTCCCCGTTGCGAGTCCCATGTTGTAGGCAGCGGTGCGGGATCTCAGAGCTTTGCGGATGGTTTATCCACCCACGGCTTCTGGTTGGGATACGTAGTGATAGTCCTTGTCTCCACGGTATCATCCGCTAGTTTCCCGATGAATCCCACAACCGCTTCCGTAAACACGTTGACGTCATTATTGGAGCTGTTTCTGAACATGTCCCAGTCTGCGTCGTCAAGTGCGTTCTGTAATGCAGCCACTGATTGGTCCGTCCAATGCGTGACTTTCCTCTGAACCGGAACTTCCTATTTCAGCCGTTGTTTGTATTTTGGCatgagaaagatggcagcatgatCGGATTTGCCAAACGGAGGGCGAGTTTGTGCCTTGTAGCCGTCCTTGACCGTAGTGTAGCAGTGGTCCAGTGTCCTTTCACCTCTGGTGGGGCAGGTGATACCCAAAACAGCAACCaaattcaaggtaaaaaaaaaaaatatatatatatatatatatatatatatatatatatatatatatatatatatatttgtttaaTGCTGTGATGCAATAGTCATATTTAGATTAAATGTGAAAACTAATCTACAATTTAtcatgaatacaggcctgtaagtATAAAATGTATGATCAATGAACAAGTTGAACACAACAAACAGAATAGAGAaagtatatttaaaaaacaatcagCAATAAATCAGATATCTGtacatttttacaaaagaaaatagGGTTCTGTGAATTGTTTCATCAATCTATTAAGTTTTCACAATCTGGTTTGTTGCATTTTGagtaaaagaaataaaagttTCACAGCGAGTAGTTTATGCCACAAGCAAAGATTATGGAACGTGTTCATTTGTAATGAAACTTTGCTCGTCTGTCTTTCAAAGCAGCAAAGTGATCGATGACCTTCTCATTGAAGTCAGGCATGGACCAGACTAGCTCCCTCTCTATGGACAGCATGGCCAGCGCATCAAGGCGTTCCTGGCCCATTGAATTTCTCAGAAATGTCTTAATTCTTTTGAGAGTTGAGAAGCACCTCTCAGCCTCAGCTGTCGTCATTGGGGTTGTGATGAGGATGCTCATCAAAGCGACAGTCTCAGAAAACGTGTCCTGGAGGTTGTATCTCATgagaagctgaaacagcgccagCGCACCGCAGCAGCTCCTGAACTCAGGGTTCTCATAGACCAGAGATAGTTCTGTCTTCAGTTTGTTCTTGTTGAGCATGGGGTATGCCTCCACCGTGGCATTCAGAGCACCCGTGGGAAATGTGTGGCAGTGCTGCTCAAACATTTTTGCTTGTAGCAGTGTGGCACTGACCAGGTGGTTGGTGAAGGAGAACCTCTCTCTGGTGTGAGTCAGGATGGTGTTGCAGATCTTCTCCCACAGCCTCTGCTTCTTGTCCTCTCCCAAGGCCGTTCTCCGTCTGGTGGTGGTTTCTGTGGcctcttgctgctgctgttgagatgactgcctgatggaagacCAACAATGCCTGTTAGTAAATCCAAATGTCAGAGCAAACAAAAAAATTAGACATAAGAACATGACAACACGAAGAAGTTTTATGCGTCAAAAATAAAATTTCTCTGACTTGAGTGTGAAACAGCGACATGGAAAGTTTGCTTATAATATAATAACTTTGAAGTGTTTTGTAAATGTCACATGGTTGTCTGATATGACCATCAAGTGACCGGTAAAATGCTGATTATGTTGTGCTTTGGTTATAATTCTGGTTAAAGGGCTATTCCACCTCTAAGTAAAAATTTACCAGCTCTCAAAGGTAGAAAGCTCAGTTTTTAAACAACTAGGGGTGCACCTGTCGATCGGCTAAAGGTCGAGTACAAAGGTCAGTCTGTGGTTTCCATTCACTTGCCTCACATTGTAAAAGGGAATCGGTGATCCAACTTCAATTAATTGCGTTAATAGGTTATAAGAAATCAAATTGAGTTTGTCCAAGTTAAATTAATAGAtcaaattagggctgcacgatattaggagaacctgcgatattcgataaccgtgcttaatattgcgatatcgatattactcgcgataaatgaacaaatacttaagtatgcagtgttgatgtcatctggcgtgTGATGGCTGCTCTGGgtttaaagcaaacaaaaactaatacatgaattccattacaacataacatttttattgcaaaaatatgcagctgcacctgctactgtattagcagcaaaacaacaaactgcatgcatgcagtttctcagtgactttaaaacatccccTCCAccgtaaaactttttctgatgctccaaatacagaaaaacatcccttaccagggttttttgaataaataaaaaaaaaaaatcagaaaattactttaaatgttaaataatagttaacatcacttaaatgcaacagcaaattctctcattgctactgaacattttctccacttatgtggttatgatagaaggctgttgctgtaattgggaagtgaactgtgctgggccaaactaggagaaaattaagattttttgagggaaagagaaaaacaactgtctacctttcagaagaggaactggtaaaaaactacatggaaaatatgtgaaaacgtttgtttttaaccccaaattgaacaagtttagctagatcttaaaaagcagctcagatgatgaaactgcaactatgaatgtgataacaagctaacaaattgaactagggatgtaagaaaatatcgatatggcaatatatcgtgatatttttccccagcaatattatatcgatattcaaaaactGTGTAtcagaaatatcgatatggcaatatatcgtgctattttttcctgtgattattacatcga
It contains:
- the LOC107396549 gene encoding N-acetyllactosaminide beta-1,3-N-acetylglucosaminyltransferase 2, with amino-acid sequence MGRCCKCNGRLLCMCLLPCMMTGHLVIYIMVSIFVTISHFPPKITIHYIAPGISTNSAALAPHPVSPFWSLRLEDSAIWNQLQHAWDRQYNPILRGNTSGMMSKSKARLSTEIEDECLSNCMSRKCTVPRVHDEDNLPEQIREFIGSMHCREYPLLINQPNLCRNNFRIESPMLFMAIKSQVGNFENRQAIRETWGHSGLVKGESSKKWGLVRTVFLLGRQDSSTGPHPDLQNLLDLENQKYGDILQWDFRDTFFNLTLKDLLLWRWLQQYCPTPFFIFKGDDDVFVRTDALLDYLHKVREEHVLWRAYTNETDLNLFVGDLISNAMPNREPSAKYYIPESFYKGAYPPYTGGGGVVYSGSLALRLTEVSERVRLFPIDDVYLGMCLHRLGITPSHHPGFLTFDLSFTDKDNPCAYKSVLLVHRRSPKEMLLLWKQLQNLHSQC